In Bradyrhizobium symbiodeficiens, the genomic stretch CCATGCACTTTCGGATGCAGCGTCTTGACGCGGCCGTCCATCATCTCGGGGAAGCCGGTGAGGTCGGAGACGTCCTTCACCTTGAGACCGGCCGCAGCGATCGCTTTCGCGGTGCCGCCGGTCGAGACCAGCTCAACATCATGCGCGGCAAGCGCCTTGGCGAACTCGATCAGGCCGGTCTTGTCGGAGACGGAAAGCAGGGCGCGGGTGACGCGGCGGGGATGGTCAGTCATGAGCAAGATCCTCTGTCTTAAGGAGTGTCTATGCCCAGGCGCGCGGCTTCTGAGTCCCGCGCTTCCCGATGGTGCTCCATCCAAGGTCGCCAGTCGCGCGAGCGAGGGCTCGATAGCAGTTTTTGGCGCGGTTCACAACGATCAGATGGGGTCGAATCCGCGGTTAGAGCGGAAGTTCCGGTTCGCGCCGGGCGTTGCGGCGGGCATTGGTGACGGTCGGCGATGCGGTGGAGCGGACGAAGCTCCAGCGGATCGAGGGCGCCTGCCGCGCGTCCTGCCGGATCACGATCTGCGCGGTGCGGCGCGGCCCGTCATTGCCGGCCAGGAACACGCTATCCTCGAGGTCGACCTTGTCGTCGAGTGCCTCGAAGGTCCAGACATCACGGTTCGGTAGCACCAGCATGACGCCGCGCGCATCCGATAGCCGGCTCGCCTTCACCGCGGGATGCAGATGGAAGCGCAATGCGAAATCGGCATCAGCGCCCTTGAAGCGTCCGCCCTGCGGCGGCGACAGCGTGTCCTCGCCGTCGATGCGCGCGCCGTCATCGGCGATCATCAGCACGCGGCGATGGATAGCGCCGAACTTGGCGAGATAGCCGTCATGCGAACTCGTGAGCAGCGTGCCGTTCTGCACGATCTCGCGATAGCTCTCGACCTCGACCGGCCCGCTGGTAACAGGCGAGCCGTGCAGGAGCCGTTTCATCGCCGACATCTCGACGAACTGGCATGACGATGTCTCGTGATAGGTCAGCGTCGAATGCGCCGCCGTGCCGCGTGCGAACGGCCGCCAATTGTCGCGGCCGGTGGTCGGCATGCCGCAATTGGTGACGATGCGGCTGATGCCGGAGGACAGCTCGAACGACAGGCAGCCGGCATGGGCGTCGTGACTGACGCCGGCCAGCGGCGGCGGGCCGGTGTCGATGATCACGGTGGTCTGGCCGGCATCGAGGCGCTGGAAGCCGGTGTGCGGCATGTTCGCCATCGGCACGCCATGGGTGTCGTCATAGGCGAGCAGCGTGGCGAGCAGGTCGGACGATGTCGCGCTCATGCCGTTGAACAGCGCGAAATTGCCGTCGCCATGCCGGAAGAAGCGCAGCATCGGCATCATGCGGTCGATCGCATTGAGCAGCGCCGGCGGTGGCGCGATGTTGCGCGCGGCAAAGGTCTGGCGCAGCGGCAGCAGGTCGATCAGGAGTTCGATCAGCGCGCCCGGGTTGCGGGAGATGTGTCCGCCGTCGGGCAGGATCTGCCGCTGCAATTCGTCCGACAGCTTCTTCGATGCGCTGCGGATGTGACGCGCCTGGTTGGCCAGGCAGAGGGCCGCATAGCACAGCGCGATCAGCACCTGGAGCTTCGGCACCCCGTCGGGAATGTCGACCATGGTGTAGCGCAGGAAGCGGATTTCGCGCGCGAGCGCGCGCAGGTAGCGGCGGTAGAATTTGTTGTCGGTCTCGTTGAGCACCAGCGGCGCCTGTGACAGCAGCGAGATCACGCGCCGGGCCAGCACGTCGGCGCGTCGCGCGACCGGGCGACGCTTGTTGGCGGGATTGGCGATCCAATCCTCGATCAGCGCACGCGCATTCGCCCGTGTCAGCGCAGTGTCGGCGGCGCGCAAATGGCGCAGCCAGCCGAAGCCGAGCAGCGCGACCTCCCAATCCTCCGACGGCGGCTCGAGATCGAAGATCGAACGGCCGTGGCAATTGACGATCTTGCCGGCGAAGACGAATCGGCCTGCATAGATTTCGGCGGCGCGAGTCGCATCCGCGGTGCGCAGATCGTGCGGCGCGATGATCAGCCTGTCCGTGCGTCCCGGCCAGACCCGCGACAGCGCAACGGAACCGCCGCTCGCGCGCGCAAGCACGTTCCGCGCGAAGCGGTTCATGACCAGCGTCGAGATACGTCTGCGTTGAGCGACTGACACGCCTTGCCTTGAAGGGGGAGAGGATTCCGACGAATCCTTATTAATCCCAAAATCGAACGGCTGACACCACCTTGAACGGCGCGAATCAGCGTCGTGGTCGCAAAATCCAGTGCAAAATCAGGATTTAACGAGTCGGGCCGCGAAAAATCCGTCGAGCCCGCCGAGCTTGGGATCGGCGTTCGGCAGATGGCTGGGCAGAGTGCGAAGATCGCCTTCGGGGGTGAGGATTTCGCTCAGGCCCGCGACCTCCGGCGCCTCGATCGGGACGCGGCGAAGCGCAGCTTCGGCCGCGAGCAGCGCGGCCACGGCCTGCTCGCCTTCTTCGGGTTCCAGCGAGCAAGTGCAATAGATCAGCGTACCGCCCGGCTTGAGCAGCGTCACCGATTTTCGCAGCAGCCGCTGCTGCAGCACGGTCATGGCGGTGACATCGGATTCCTGCCGCAGCCACGCCACATCCGGATGGCGGCGGATCGTGCCGGTCGAGGTGCAGGGCGCATCGACCAAAATACCGTCGAAACCTTCGGCCGGGCCGGCCCATTCCACGGCGTCAGCGACGACGGTCTCGGCCTGGAGCGACAGTCGCGCCAGGTTTTCACGCAGCCGCGCCACCCGGGCCGGCGAGCGGTCGATCGCCGTGACATGCGCGCCGGCATGCGCCAGTTGCGCGGTCTTGCCGCCGGGGGCGGCGCAGAGATCGGCAATGGACTTGCCCTTGACGTTGCCGAACAGCCGGGCCGGCAGCGCCGCGGCGGCGTCCTGCACCCACCATTGTCCCTCGGCGAAGCCGGGCAGCATGGTCACCGAGCCGTGCAGCAGCATCCGCACCGTTCCGGTCGGCAGCGTCTCGCCATGCAGGCGGCTCGCCCATTGCGTGGCATCGGACTTCACGGTGAGATCGAGCGAGGGCTCGTGGCCGAGCGCCCGCGCCATCTCCCTTGCGGTTGCTTCGCCATAATGCGCGCTCCAGCGCGCGAGCAGCCATGGCGGCAGATCCAGCGATTGCGCCGCGACCTCCTCGACCAGCGCCGTCCCCTCGCGCGCGCAGCGGCGCAGCACGGCATTGACGAGGCCGGCATAGCGCGCGGCGCGCCGGTCGGATTGCACCAGGCGAACGGAGAGGTCGACGGCCGCGTGATCCGGCACGTCCATCCAGAGGATCTGCGCCGCGCCGATCAGGAGCGCGCTCTGCGCGCGCGGCGCCTCGGAGGGGATGCCCTTGTCGAGCAGGCGAGACAGCACATGGCCGAGCGTGCCGAGCCGGCGCAGCACGGTCGCGACCAGGCGGCGCATCAGCGCGCGGTCGCGGTCGGCCAGCGTTTTCAGTCCGGGATGGGCGCCGCTGCCGTCGAGCTGGTCGTCGAGCGTACGGTGCTTGTGCAGCACGCCGTCGACGATGTCGGCAGCGATCCGTCGTGCTGCAAGGCCTGGCACTTCGGACGGAGGAGCAAAACGTTGAGATGGCATGCGGCTTAAGGTTCTGAGCGAGCGGCAGTTCCGCCGAGGGGCGCATGCCTTGAGAACCCGATCTCTGGCACGCGAATATGCCAAATGTAAGAAAGGCCTCTCGCCTTTACAGCCCGCCATGACCATCTCAGCAATGCGATATTGGACCTCGCATGTCCCCAGATCCTGCGCTAGGAACCGCGCGATGAGTGACCAGGCCTCCGTTCCCGATCGCAAGAAACTTCCGCCGGCCGCCCAGCGCGCGCTGGCTGAGGCCGAGGCGCGCCGGCAGGCAGCGGCCGCGCATGATAAGGCCGCGCCGAAGGAATTGCAGGGGCCGAAAGGACCTGAGCCCACCCGCTACGGCGATTGGGAGCGCAAGGGTATCGCTTCGGACTTCTGAGACGCCGGTCGCTCGCTCTTGCCGGTTCAGCCGACTCAGCCCTAGCGTGCGCGGGATGTCGCGCTTCGAACCCAACCGTCCCAACCGGCCCTCCTACAGCGGCTCGCCTTTCGGCCGCCGCTTCTCCGGGCTGCTGCCGTGGATGTTCGTGGTCGGCATCGTCACGGCGATCGTGCTCGGCTTTCGCCATGGAACGACGTGGCCCATTCCACATGCGGATGACGGACAGTCGCGCGATGCCGAGATCATCCTGCAGCACTCCGGCAATTCCAATCTGCGTCAGCCGGTCGATGTTGTCAGGACCGTGGACGGCGATACTTTCCTTGCGCGTGTGCATCAGCCCAATGGCCGCGATCTCGTTGCGCGCGTTCGCCTGCGCGGCATCGATGCACCCGAGATGAAAGCATCCTGCCAGGACGAGCTCGACAAGGCCGAGGCCGCGAGCGATGCGCTGCGCAATCTGCTCGGCCAGGGCGGCGTCGCGATCTTCAATCTCGGCCAGGACAAATATGGCCGCGTGCTCGCGGACGTCGCGACCAAACGCACTGCCAACGTCTCGGCGGCGTTACTCGCAGGCGGCTATGTGCGCAGCTACGATGGTGGCCACCGCAACGGCTGGTGCGGACGCGGCTGGCGCTTCTGGTAACAAAAAGCCGCATCGATCGATGCGGCTTTTTCAATTCAGGTCGGGCGCGGCGATCAGCGCGTCACGACCACCGTCGTGCCGACGGAGACGCGGCCGTAGAGATCGGTGATGTCGTCGTTGAGCATGCGGATGCAGCCATAGGAAACGAAGCCGCCGATCGAGCCCGGCACGTTGGTGCCGTGGATCGCATATTCGCCGCCGGCCAGCGTCATCGCCGCGACGCCCATCGGGTTGCGCGGCGAGCCGCCGGGAATGACGTCCGGGATGCTCGGCTTGTCGCGCTTCACCTCGGCCGGCGGTGCCCAGGCCGGGTTGCGATATTTGCCGTCGATGCGCGTGGTGCCGGCCCACTGCTTGCCGGACTTGCCGACGCCGACCGGATAGCGCACGGCGTGGCCGCTATCGAGAATGAGGTAAAGCCGCCGCTCGCTGGTTTTGACCACGATCGTGCCCGGCGAATAATCGGCCAGATGGGCCCCCACCATTTCCGGCCGCGCCTGCGCCGCCGTCGGCATCAACACACCTGCCCCGATGGTGGCGGCGAGCGCCACAGCAATCCTTATCGACATCGATTTTCCCCCAGCCCGCAACGGATCGTCCAAAATGACGCACAACCGGCAATCGCCACCTTGCCCGTCCTTGTCAGGGGACAATCTTAACCGCGCCCGTTAACCGGTTGGTTTCGACGCACGGCCGCCAAGGGCCAGCCAGCGGGGGAAACAAAGGAAATGTTCGAAATAAAGTAAATGACCTGAAAACAACACTCGGCCGGAAAGATGCGGCCGCGCGGGTGCAAGCCCTGACAAGTCCGTGAGGGTGTGAACGGCTGTTGTTTCAGGGGGCCTCGGCGCGAAAGGCCGACTCGTGTCCCCGACGCGCTGCAGCGCCCTGGCGCTGCTGCGCCGAGCCGGACTCGGTTCTTTCGTTGCACGGTTGGATGAGCCCCGGCTCAGCAGCGCACCGCGAAGTGCGCGCTGCGCTGCGTCCGGGGCACAAGAGCTTGCCTTAGGCCGACTTCTTGTTCTGCCGGTTCTGGACGAGATCATCGACCACGGCGGGATCGGCCAGGGTCGAGGTGTCGCCCAGGCTGCCCGGCTCGTCCTCGGCGATCTTGCGCAGGATGCGGCGCATGATCTTGCCGGAGCGGGTCTTGGGCAGGCCCGGCGCGAACTGGATCTGGTCGGGCGAGGCGATCGGGCCGATCTCCTTGCGCACCCAGGTGACGAGCTCCTTGCGCAGGTCGTCGGTCGGCTCGATGCCGGCCATCAGGGTGACATAGGCGTAGATACCCTGGCCCTTGATGTCGTGCGGGAAGCCGACCACGGCAGCCTCCGAGACTTTCTCATGCGCCACCAGCGCGCTCTCGACTTCCGCGGTGCCCATGCGATGGCCGGAGACGTTGATGACGTCGTCGACGCGGCCGGTGATCCAGTAATAGCCGTCGGCATCGCGGCGGCAGCCGTCGCCGGTAAAGTACTTGCCCTTGTAGGTCGAGAAATAGGTCTGCTCGAAGCGGGCATGGTCTCCGTAGACCGTGCGCATCTGGCCGGGCCAGGATCGCGTCAGGCAGAGATTGCCCGAGGTCTCGCCGTCCAGCACCTTGCCGTCGGCGTCGACGATCTCAGGCACCACGCCGAAGAACGGCTGTGTCGCCGAGCCCGGCTTGAGCCTGGTCGCGCCCGGCAGCGGGGTGATCAGGATGCCGCCGGTCTCGGTCTGCCACCAGGTATCGACGATCGGGCAGCGGTCGTCGCCGACGACGCGGTGATACCACTCCCAGGCTTCGGGATTGATCGGCTCGCCGACCGAGCCGAGCAGACGAAGCGAGGCGCGCGAGGTCTTCTTCACCGGTTCGTCGCCGCTCTGCATGAGGGCGCGGATCGCGGTCGGCGCGGTGTAGAAGATGTTGACCTTGTGCTTGTCGATGACGTTCCAGAACCTGGAATTATCCGGATAATTCGGCACGCCTTCGAACATCAGCGTGGTCGCGCCGTTCGCCAGCGGCCCGTAGAGGATGTAGCTGTGGCCGGTGACCCAGCCGACGTCGGCGGTGCACCAGTAGATGTCGCCGTCATGATAATCGAAGACGTATTGATGCGTCATCGAGGCGAACACGAGATAGCCGGCGGAGGTGTGCAGCACGCCCTTGGGCTGGCCGGTCGAGCCTGAAGTGTAGAGGATGAACAGCGGGTCCTCGGCGTGCATGTGCTCGACCGGGCATTCCGTCGTCACCATCGCCGCCGCCTCGTGGTACCAGAGGTCGCGCGTCGGGTTCATGTCGACCTTGCCGCCGGTGCGCTTGACCACCACGACCCAGTCGACGTCATCGGCCTTGGCGAGCGCGGCGTCGACATTGGCCTTCAGCGGCACCTTCTTGCCGCCGCGCAGGCCTTCGTCCGCGGTGATGATGACCTTGGATTTGCAGTCATTGATGCGCTGGGCGAGGCTGTCCGGCGAGAAGCCCGCGAACACCACCGAGTGGATCGCGCCGATGCGCGCGCAGGCGAGCATCGCATAGGCCGCCTCTGGAATCATCGGCAGGTAGATGGTGACGCGGTCGCCCTTCCCCACGTTGCGGGTGCGCAGGATGTTGGCCATCCGGCAGACTTCGTCATGCAGCTCCTTGTAGGTGATGTGCCTGGACTGCGAGGGGTCGTCGCCTTCCCAGATGATCGCGGTCTGGTCGCCGCGGGTGTGGAGATGCCGATCGATGCAGTTATGGGCGACGTTGAGGATTCCGTCCTCGAACCATTTGATCGAGATGTTGCCCGGCGCAAAGGAGACGTTCTCGATTTTCGTCGGCGCGTGCATCCAGTCGATGCGCTTGGCCTGTTCGGCCCAGAAACCGTTCGGGTCCGAGATCGAGCGAGCGTACATTTCCTTGTACTTGGCCTGGTCGACCCAGGCGCGCTTCGCCCATTCCGCGGGGACGTCGTAGATCTTCTCGGACATGCTTTCCCTCCACATACGGCAGGCCGAACGCTAGCGACTGGCGAGCCGACTTGATCATTGACTGATTATGCGTCGGGCTAACCGGGCCCGACAAGGAGCACAAGCTGGACCTTCGGCGGCCCACCGGCCATGCGGAAGATCAAGGTCACCCGTTGTGATTGTCGCAGTTCTGAAACAGACCAAACGGGCGGCTTCGGGTTCTTTCCTCAGGTGAGCGGATCGGGCCTGCGCAGAGCCCTCATGCACTGGCAGAGGTATTTAGAAACCGCCTCTCACTGATTCGGGACTCGCAATACGGTTCGGAACACCCTAAATGGCCAACCCGGGTCCAACGAGATCCTTCGGAACAAAAATCAGAACAGCGGCATTGACCGATAACAGACAGGGCTTAGGCATAAGGCTATGATGGATCAGCAGAATCTCGGGACGATACGGCCCGCTTCAGCCGATCCTGCCGCCATTGCGCTGGCCAAAGCCCTCGGACAATGGCCGAAACCGGCCCCTTTCAAGCGTCCGAGCCCGAAAAAGGCCTTCGACACGGCGCCCGCGGCGACGGTCGAGGCGCTCGCCAAGGAGCTCGGCCTGCGGCTCGGGGACCAGAACGAGCTGACCATCCGCCGCATCAAGCGCGGCAAAGGCTATTCCTTCGTCCGCCCCAACGGCGCACATATTCGCGACGCCCGCACCATCCGCCGGCTGCACGCCATGGCGGTGCCGCCGGCCTATCGCGAGGTGCGTTACTCGGCCGATCCGAGCTTGCATCTCCAGGCCGTGGGACGCGATGCCGCGGGCCGGCTGCAATATCGCTATCATGCCGATTGGGAGAAGGTCCGCGAGCACCGCAAGGCGCATCGCCTGGAAAAGCTCGTCGGCGCGCTGCCAAAGATCCGGCGCAAGGTCTCGGCGTTCCTGTCGGGCGACGAACCGACGCGTGAATTCGCGCTCTCGGCCGTGATCGAGCTGATCGCGCGCACCGCGATCCGCCCCGGCAATGAATCCTACGCCCGTCTCAACGGCACGCGTGGCGCGACCACGATGCTGAAGTCCAACGTCACGCTGGAAGACGACAGCTTCGTGCTGACCTTCAAGGCGAAGGGCGGCAAGGCGGTGCGGAAAGAATGCGACGCTGCCAAGCTGGTGCGCGCTATCGGTATTCTCCGCGACGTTCCGGGCAAGCGCATGTTCCAGTATCGCGATGCCTACGGCATCGTGCGGGCGGTCAGCACCACGCAGGTCAACGCGTTTCTACGCGAGATCGCCGGCATCAAGATTTCGCTGAAGGATTTCCGCACGCTGATGGCCTCGGCCGTCGTCGTCGAATCGCTGTCGCGGATCACACCGGCGACCAGCCAGCGCGGCCGCAAGAAGCAGGTGCTGGACGCAATCCGTGCCGCCGCCGACAAGCTTTCCAATACGCCGGCAATCTGCCGCAAAAGCTACGTCCACGACACCATCGTCACCGCTTTCGAGGATGGCATCCTCGAGCGCTTCGCCGCGACCATGAAGGGCCAGCGCTCGCAGGCGCGGCGCGAGCAGCTCTTGCAGCAGGTTGTCGCGACCGCCGCGGTGTAGGCGGCGCTGCCGTAGGGTGGGCAAAGGCGCGTAGCGCCGTGCCCACGACTTCTCGCTAATCGCACGGAACTGTGGGCACGCTGCGCTTTGCCCACCCTACAATAGTTGCGTTCGTGGCCCCTAAACCCCGCCCATCTTGCAGACGAGCTTCCATTCCTCGGCCGTCACCGGCTGCACCGACAGGCGCGAATATTTCACCAGTGCCATCTCGGCGAGTTTCTTCTCGGCCTTGATCGCGGCCATCGTCACCGGTGTCTTCAACGGCTTGTCGGCCTTGATGTCGACGCAGACGAATTTTTCGGTCTTGTCGGTCGGGTCGGGATAGGCCTCCTTGATGATCTCGGCGATGCCGACGATCTCCTTGCCTTCGTTGGAATGATAGAAGAACGCCTTGTCGCCCTTCTTCATGTTCACGAGATTGATGCGTGCGGTGTAGTTGCGCACGCCGGTCCAGGCTTCGCCCTTGGCGCCCTTTGCGACCTGCTGGTCCCAGGACCACACCGATGGTTCGGATTTCACCAGCCAGTAGTTCATAGCGCGCGCCCTATCCGTTCGTCATGGCCGGGCATAGCCGTCCGAAGGACGGCGTCGCTTCCGCTCGCCTATGTCCCGGCCATCCAAACCTCTACCATCAATTCATATCAAGACGTGGATGCCCGCGACAAGCTTGGGCATGACGAGAAGATGTCATTCCTCTGCCTTGAAGGGGCGCGTCATCAGTGCGGAGATCGCGGCGTCGATCGTGCTCCGGCCGCTCAGGATCGAAGCCACAGCTTCTGACACCGGCATCTCGACGTTGTGCGAAGCCGCGAGTTCGATCAGCACCGGCGCGGTGAACTCGCCCTCGGCAAGCTTGCCCGCGGGTGGTTGCTCGCCGCGGCCGAGTGCGAGGCCAAGGGCGAAATTGCGCGACTGCGGGCTCGAGCAGGTCAGGATCAAATCGCCGAGGCCGGACAGGCCGGTGATCGTCTCGCTGCGTGCGCCGAGGGCGCGGCCGAGGCGCGTCAGCTCGGCAAAGCCGCGGGTCGTCAGCGCAGCCTGGGCGGAGGCGCCGAGCTTGCGTCCGACCGCGATGCCGACCGCGATCGCCAGCACGTTCTTGGCCGCGCCGCCGATCTCGACGCCGCGAATGTCGGTGGAGTGATAGGGACGGAACGTCGGTGAGCCCAGCGCCTGCACCAGGTTGCTCGCCAGTGCCTCGTCCTTTGCCGCCAGCGTCACTGCCGTCGGCAAGCCGCGCGCGACATCGTCGGCAAAGCTCGGGCCCGACAGGATCGCAGGCTGCGCGTGCGGCGCGGCCTCCGCGATCACATCGGTCATGAATTTATGGGTGCCGTGCTCGATGCCCTTGGCGCAAGCAACAATCGGCACCGGCCTTGTCAGATGCGAGGCCAGCATGTTGACCGCGCCACGCAAATGCTGCGCCGGTGTTGCGATCAGCAATATGTCGGCGCGCGACGACTTGGCGAGATCGCTGGTGACGACGATTTCTGGAGCGGTCCGCACGCCGGGCAGCCGCGGATTGTCGCGCGTCGATGCGATCCGCGCGGCGTGCTCGGCATTGCGCGCCCAGAGCGTGACGGTCCGTCCCGCCCGCGCCGCCACGGTTGCGAGCGCGGTGCCCCAGGCCCCCGCTCCGATCACCGCGACGGAATCGAACGCCGGCATTGCTAATATCCAGCCCGGGTCTTGCCGTAGCCCGCCGGCGCCGTTGCGTTGGCGTCGAGCAGCCAGCGCGCGCGGGGCTGCGCTTCCATCGTATCGGTCAGGCCGAGCGCGAGGCGTTCGGCGCCGGCCCAGGCGATCATTGCGCCGTTGTCGGTGCAGAGCGCAGGCGGCGGCATGATCAATTGCGTCCCGGCTTGCCGTGCGACCTCATCGAGGGCGCTGCGGATTGCCTGATTGGCGGCGACGCCGCCGGCCGCGACCAACGCGCGCGGCGCGCCGAATTTTTCGCGGAACAGCCTGAGGCCGACGCTCAACCGGTCGGCGGTCGAATCCAGCACGGCGGCCTGGAAGCTCGCGCAGAGATCGCTGATGTCCTGCGGCGTGATCTCGCCTAGCCGGCTCGCTTCGGTGCGGACCGCTGTCTTCAATCCCGACAGCGAGAAATTGGCATCGGGTCGTCCCTGCATCGGCCGCGGAAGCGCAAAGCGCGTGGCGTCGCCGCTTGCGGCCGCGCGTTCCACCTGCGGACCGCCTGGATAAGGCAGGCCCAGCATCTTCGCGACCTTGTCGAAGGCCTCGCCGATCGCATCGTCGACGGTGGTGCCGAGCCGCACATATTGGCCGACGCCGGTGACCGCGACGATCTGGGTATGGCCGCCCGAGGCGAGGAACAAGCAATAGGGAAATTCGATTCCGTCCGTGAGGCGCGGCGTCAGCGCATGCGCCTCCAGATGGTTGACCGCGACCAGCGGCGTGTCGT encodes the following:
- a CDS encoding EVE domain-containing protein, coding for MNYWLVKSEPSVWSWDQQVAKGAKGEAWTGVRNYTARINLVNMKKGDKAFFYHSNEGKEIVGIAEIIKEAYPDPTDKTEKFVCVDIKADKPLKTPVTMAAIKAEKKLAEMALVKYSRLSVQPVTAEEWKLVCKMGGV
- the tsaD gene encoding tRNA (adenosine(37)-N6)-threonylcarbamoyltransferase complex transferase subunit TsaD translates to MLVLGIETTCDETAAAVVERTPDGSGRILSNIVRSQIEEHARFGGVVPEIAARAHVDLLDGIIERAMQEAGVGFAQLGGVAAAAGPGLIGGVIVGLTTAKAIAMVHDTPLVAVNHLEAHALTPRLTDGIEFPYCLFLASGGHTQIVAVTGVGQYVRLGTTVDDAIGEAFDKVAKMLGLPYPGGPQVERAAASGDATRFALPRPMQGRPDANFSLSGLKTAVRTEASRLGEITPQDISDLCASFQAAVLDSTADRLSVGLRLFREKFGAPRALVAAGGVAANQAIRSALDEVARQAGTQLIMPPPALCTDNGAMIAWAGAERLALGLTDTMEAQPRARWLLDANATAPAGYGKTRAGY
- a CDS encoding RsmB/NOP family class I SAM-dependent RNA methyltransferase, with protein sequence MPSQRFAPPSEVPGLAARRIAADIVDGVLHKHRTLDDQLDGSGAHPGLKTLADRDRALMRRLVATVLRRLGTLGHVLSRLLDKGIPSEAPRAQSALLIGAAQILWMDVPDHAAVDLSVRLVQSDRRAARYAGLVNAVLRRCAREGTALVEEVAAQSLDLPPWLLARWSAHYGEATAREMARALGHEPSLDLTVKSDATQWASRLHGETLPTGTVRMLLHGSVTMLPGFAEGQWWVQDAAAALPARLFGNVKGKSIADLCAAPGGKTAQLAHAGAHVTAIDRSPARVARLRENLARLSLQAETVVADAVEWAGPAEGFDGILVDAPCTSTGTIRRHPDVAWLRQESDVTAMTVLQQRLLRKSVTLLKPGGTLIYCTCSLEPEEGEQAVAALLAAEAALRRVPIEAPEVAGLSEILTPEGDLRTLPSHLPNADPKLGGLDGFFAARLVKS
- the acs gene encoding acetate--CoA ligase yields the protein MSEKIYDVPAEWAKRAWVDQAKYKEMYARSISDPNGFWAEQAKRIDWMHAPTKIENVSFAPGNISIKWFEDGILNVAHNCIDRHLHTRGDQTAIIWEGDDPSQSRHITYKELHDEVCRMANILRTRNVGKGDRVTIYLPMIPEAAYAMLACARIGAIHSVVFAGFSPDSLAQRINDCKSKVIITADEGLRGGKKVPLKANVDAALAKADDVDWVVVVKRTGGKVDMNPTRDLWYHEAAAMVTTECPVEHMHAEDPLFILYTSGSTGQPKGVLHTSAGYLVFASMTHQYVFDYHDGDIYWCTADVGWVTGHSYILYGPLANGATTLMFEGVPNYPDNSRFWNVIDKHKVNIFYTAPTAIRALMQSGDEPVKKTSRASLRLLGSVGEPINPEAWEWYHRVVGDDRCPIVDTWWQTETGGILITPLPGATRLKPGSATQPFFGVVPEIVDADGKVLDGETSGNLCLTRSWPGQMRTVYGDHARFEQTYFSTYKGKYFTGDGCRRDADGYYWITGRVDDVINVSGHRMGTAEVESALVAHEKVSEAAVVGFPHDIKGQGIYAYVTLMAGIEPTDDLRKELVTWVRKEIGPIASPDQIQFAPGLPKTRSGKIMRRILRKIAEDEPGSLGDTSTLADPAVVDDLVQNRQNKKSA
- a CDS encoding L,D-transpeptidase, which produces MSIRIAVALAATIGAGVLMPTAAQARPEMVGAHLADYSPGTIVVKTSERRLYLILDSGHAVRYPVGVGKSGKQWAGTTRIDGKYRNPAWAPPAEVKRDKPSIPDVIPGGSPRNPMGVAAMTLAGGEYAIHGTNVPGSIGGFVSYGCIRMLNDDITDLYGRVSVGTTVVVTR
- a CDS encoding DUF1674 domain-containing protein; translation: MSDQASVPDRKKLPPAAQRALAEAEARRQAAAAHDKAAPKELQGPKGPEPTRYGDWERKGIASDF
- a CDS encoding NAD(P)H-dependent glycerol-3-phosphate dehydrogenase, which codes for MPAFDSVAVIGAGAWGTALATVAARAGRTVTLWARNAEHAARIASTRDNPRLPGVRTAPEIVVTSDLAKSSRADILLIATPAQHLRGAVNMLASHLTRPVPIVACAKGIEHGTHKFMTDVIAEAAPHAQPAILSGPSFADDVARGLPTAVTLAAKDEALASNLVQALGSPTFRPYHSTDIRGVEIGGAAKNVLAIAVGIAVGRKLGASAQAALTTRGFAELTRLGRALGARSETITGLSGLGDLILTCSSPQSRNFALGLALGRGEQPPAGKLAEGEFTAPVLIELAASHNVEMPVSEAVASILSGRSTIDAAISALMTRPFKAEE
- a CDS encoding thermonuclease family protein yields the protein MSRFEPNRPNRPSYSGSPFGRRFSGLLPWMFVVGIVTAIVLGFRHGTTWPIPHADDGQSRDAEIILQHSGNSNLRQPVDVVRTVDGDTFLARVHQPNGRDLVARVRLRGIDAPEMKASCQDELDKAEAASDALRNLLGQGGVAIFNLGQDKYGRVLADVATKRTANVSAALLAGGYVRSYDGGHRNGWCGRGWRFW
- a CDS encoding DNA topoisomerase IB, which encodes MMDQQNLGTIRPASADPAAIALAKALGQWPKPAPFKRPSPKKAFDTAPAATVEALAKELGLRLGDQNELTIRRIKRGKGYSFVRPNGAHIRDARTIRRLHAMAVPPAYREVRYSADPSLHLQAVGRDAAGRLQYRYHADWEKVREHRKAHRLEKLVGALPKIRRKVSAFLSGDEPTREFALSAVIELIARTAIRPGNESYARLNGTRGATTMLKSNVTLEDDSFVLTFKAKGGKAVRKECDAAKLVRAIGILRDVPGKRMFQYRDAYGIVRAVSTTQVNAFLREIAGIKISLKDFRTLMASAVVVESLSRITPATSQRGRKKQVLDAIRAAADKLSNTPAICRKSYVHDTIVTAFEDGILERFAATMKGQRSQARREQLLQQVVATAAV
- a CDS encoding heparinase II/III family protein, whose amino-acid sequence is MNRFARNVLARASGGSVALSRVWPGRTDRLIIAPHDLRTADATRAAEIYAGRFVFAGKIVNCHGRSIFDLEPPSEDWEVALLGFGWLRHLRAADTALTRANARALIEDWIANPANKRRPVARRADVLARRVISLLSQAPLVLNETDNKFYRRYLRALAREIRFLRYTMVDIPDGVPKLQVLIALCYAALCLANQARHIRSASKKLSDELQRQILPDGGHISRNPGALIELLIDLLPLRQTFAARNIAPPPALLNAIDRMMPMLRFFRHGDGNFALFNGMSATSSDLLATLLAYDDTHGVPMANMPHTGFQRLDAGQTTVIIDTGPPPLAGVSHDAHAGCLSFELSSGISRIVTNCGMPTTGRDNWRPFARGTAAHSTLTYHETSSCQFVEMSAMKRLLHGSPVTSGPVEVESYREIVQNGTLLTSSHDGYLAKFGAIHRRVLMIADDGARIDGEDTLSPPQGGRFKGADADFALRFHLHPAVKASRLSDARGVMLVLPNRDVWTFEALDDKVDLEDSVFLAGNDGPRRTAQIVIRQDARQAPSIRWSFVRSTASPTVTNARRNARREPELPL